TGTCGCGAGTCGTGATGCGCAGATAACCACTATCCCGACTGTTACCGACCGTAAAGCCACGAAAGCGTAGTGTGAAAAAATGCACCTTTTCCATCAGGTGGAACCTCCTTGTGATAACGCGTTACAGCATGGATATCTTTCCCTGCCCAGGGGAATCATATATGACTTTTTATTCAGAAGAAGATATTTAGTTTTTATTTGGTTGAATATTTTTGCTGTTTTACGTCGTTATTTTTTTGTTGCCTCACTTGAGTTTGGGGAGCCCGTACTCGCTGGTTAGTGTAAAGGCTTAAAGGGGGACGGAATAACGCAAACATCGTTGGCTGTGGATATGGGGTTGCACAAAAAACAGCTGCTATTGCCGCGTTATTCGCCGTATTCTGGTGAAATAACAACGTCACAAGGACGCGAGAAACCAAAGATGAATACGCTGTTTCTGATTGGCCCCGGCGGGGTAGGAAAAAGCACAGTTGGGGCGCTTTTGGCACAGGCGTTGGGTTATCGGCTTATCGATCTTGATAGTCAGTTTTGCGAGCAGATTTTAAATATCCGCGAATATATTCAGCGTGATGGGTACGAAAGCTATGTGCGTGAGAACGCCGCGCTATGCGCTCGCCTGTTAGCGGAGAATCCGGATGAAAAACGGGTCGTCGTGCTGTCCTCGGGATTTCTTGCCACCGATGTTTGCCCGGAGATTGTTGCCAGCAATCGGCAGCTTGTGCGACAGGCCGGGTATTCCATACTGCTGCTGCCTTCAGAAGATATCGATATTGCCACGCGCATTGTGGTTGAACGCCAGCTGGCGCGCGGTTTTGGCCTGGCCAGAGAAAAAGAAGAGGCGAAGTTCCGCCAGCGTTTTAAGGAGTATCGTGGATTAGCCGATTGCTGGGTGATTTCGTCTGAGAAGCCGGAGAGGGTTGCGGAGCGAGTGAGAGAGAAAGTGGTTGCGGGTTGCACAGGCCTACAGATAATCTCGGATCGCGTAGGCCGGGCAAGGCGCTAGCCGCCGCCCGGCAGAAATGCGAGCACGATAGTTTGTGAGGATCGGAATCCTCAGGGCTACTGCATCGAAATAGTCGGGTACAGCCGATGAACCAACGGACGGATTTTTCAGCCGCTCATCGTCCATCACAAAACCTTTGATCAGATATTCCTGGAGCGTCTGGGTTGCCCACTGGCGGAACTGCGTGCCGCGAGGGGAACGAACGCGATAGCCAACGGAGAGTATTGCTTCGAGATTATAGTGCTCTATCTCCCTGGAAACCTGGCGCTTTCCTTCCTGGCGAACCATCCGGAATTTCCGGATGGTTGAGTTTTGAGCAAGCTCACCTTCAGAAAAAATGTTGATTAAATGCTCATTAATTGTCCGCACATCTTTAGCGTACAGATCAGCCATTGATGCTTGGGATAACCAGATTGTGTCCGACTCAAAGCGGCATTCAACTCGTATTTTCCCATCACCGCTGGCAAACATAACGAACTCACCTGTTGGGGACGAAGTTAATTGTTCATTTGCCATATAGCCTCCGGGTTAACCTGCTTTGGCTCGCATAGTATGTCAGAAGAGCATGAATTTCATTAGACGGACGATTAACCCGGAGTCATTTGGGAGCTGCCATCCAGAAAGTAAAGATTTCCGGGCGTCAGACGAGTTGAAGCGTGTTGTTGACGCTTTTAATGACCAGTACAAAGAACTTTTAGGTGGCATCATGTCAATCATATCGCGCGAAAAAAAGCCAAAGGGTGGCGGTCAGTCACCGCAGTTCAAAATGCGCATTGATCCGGCATTGAAGGAACAGCTGGATGCTGTGGCTGCAGAAGAAGGGGTGAGTCTTGCAAGCTGGCTTAAAGAGTTGGCAAGAAGCGCGCTAAAAGCTAAAGGAATTGAACCGAAGGGCTGATTTTTTGGATAAGTTCACATGGTTAGAAATGCTGAACTGGCGGAAGATCACAGGAGTTGAACCTGCCCGGGACCGCTGGCGGCCCCAACTGGATTTGAAGTCCAGCCACCTCACCGGAGATGACGATCTTCCGCGCCTCGATTGCTACATGGAGGCGGGGCGCATTATAGCTACTTTCCTGCATTAACCACATACCCCAACGCACTTTTTTACTGTTAAAACTGGACTTTACAGAACCTTCTTAAACAAATCCTTGCAAAATCCGTGGCTTACACTTTTACACACTCTTTCAGGCTACCGAGATCACATAAAACAAGAAACGTAATTTGATTATGAGATATCGCAATTCATCTTACTGCGCAGATAGTTTACAAATTCTGTAACCGGTACCAATAAGCGGTATCGCTGAGAGATGAGTGTGTTGTTATGAAAAATCATATTTTGTCCGTCAAAGAGAAGATTGGCTACGGCATGGGCGATGCCGCTAGCCACATCATTTTTGATAACGTCATGTTGTATATGATGTTTTTTTATACCGATATTTTTGGTATTCCTGCCGGCTATGTCGGCACCATGTTCCTGCTGGCCCGCGCGCTGGATGCGATATCTGATCCGTGCATGGGATTGCTGGCCGACCGCACCCGCAGTCGCTGGGGGAAATTCCGCCCGTGGATACTGTTTGGTGCGATCCCGTTCGGCCTCGTCTGCGTGCTGGCCTACAGCACGCCGGACCTGAGCCATAACGGTAAACTGATTTACGCCGCGGTTACCTACACCCTGCTGACTCTGCTCTATACCGTGGTCAATATTCCGTACTGCGCGCTGGGCGGCGTCATTACCGACAACCCGACGCAGCGCATCTCCTTGCAGTCCTGGCGCT
This Klebsiella sp. RHBSTW-00484 DNA region includes the following protein-coding sequences:
- a CDS encoding shikimate kinase — translated: MNTLFLIGPGGVGKSTVGALLAQALGYRLIDLDSQFCEQILNIREYIQRDGYESYVRENAALCARLLAENPDEKRVVVLSSGFLATDVCPEIVASNRQLVRQAGYSILLLPSEDIDIATRIVVERQLARGFGLAREKEEAKFRQRFKEYRGLADCWVISSEKPERVAERVREKVVAGCTGLQIISDRVGRARR
- a CDS encoding toxin-antitoxin system HicB family antitoxin, with product MSIISREKKPKGGGQSPQFKMRIDPALKEQLDAVAAEEGVSLASWLKELARSALKAKGIEPKG